One genomic segment of Bacilli bacterium includes these proteins:
- a CDS encoding NAD(P)/FAD-dependent oxidoreductase translates to MSHSNPNQNTVEIAVIGGGPAGMFAAFYGGMRQASVMLIESMPQLGGQLSALYPEKYIYDVAGFPKIKAQDLVENLEKQMKMFNIDIHLEEKAKKVIKHAERNFEIVTDKSSYFSKAVIVTAGVGAFEPRRLEVPNAANFEKKNLHYFVNDLSVFAGKTVMLTGGGDSAVDWALMLEPVAKEVILVHRRDKFRAHEHSVQLLLKSSVKIMTPYEITELHGQDKIEQVTLTHTKSKEQTQIAIDELIVNFGFISSLGPIAEWGFEIENGAIVVDSRMETSIPGIFAAGDIATYPGKLDLIAVGFGEAPTAINNAKVYFDPDAKLSPGHSSNMVLS, encoded by the coding sequence TTGTCCCACTCGAACCCGAACCAAAACACCGTGGAAATTGCCGTAATCGGCGGCGGCCCTGCAGGGATGTTTGCCGCTTTTTACGGCGGAATGCGGCAAGCCTCGGTCATGCTCATTGAAAGCATGCCGCAGCTTGGCGGACAACTGTCCGCGCTCTACCCGGAAAAATACATTTACGACGTTGCCGGATTTCCCAAAATAAAGGCGCAAGACTTGGTGGAAAACCTTGAGAAACAAATGAAAATGTTCAATATCGATATTCATCTGGAAGAAAAAGCGAAAAAGGTCATCAAGCATGCGGAACGAAATTTTGAAATCGTTACGGATAAAAGCTCCTATTTTTCCAAAGCCGTTATCGTGACCGCCGGGGTGGGCGCGTTTGAGCCGCGCCGACTGGAAGTTCCGAACGCGGCAAATTTTGAAAAAAAGAATTTGCATTATTTTGTCAACGATTTGTCCGTATTTGCCGGCAAAACGGTAATGCTTACCGGCGGCGGCGATTCCGCGGTTGACTGGGCGTTGATGCTGGAGCCCGTTGCCAAGGAAGTCATCCTCGTACACCGCCGGGACAAATTCCGCGCCCATGAACACAGTGTGCAGCTTTTGCTGAAATCCTCGGTCAAAATCATGACGCCATACGAGATCACGGAATTGCATGGGCAAGACAAAATCGAACAAGTCACCCTGACGCATACCAAATCGAAAGAACAGACGCAAATCGCAATCGACGAATTGATCGTCAATTTCGGGTTCATTTCTTCGCTTGGGCCGATCGCCGAGTGGGGATTTGAGATCGAAAACGGCGCGATCGTTGTCGACAGCAGAATGGAAACGAGTATTCCGGGCATTTTTGCCGCCGGCGACATTGCCACTTATCCGGGAAAATTGGATCTGATCGCTGTCGGCTTTGGCGAAGCGCCCACCGCGATCAACAACGCCAAAGTCTACTTTGACCCTGACGCCAAACTGTCTCCGGGACACAGCAGCAATATGGTATTGTCCTGA
- the hemQ gene encoding hydrogen peroxide-dependent heme synthase produces the protein MSEATLTLEGWYALHDFRTIDWSAWQDATAAVRKQAETAMDDFLGKWDEVERRKAGSSIMYAIVGQKADIMMVHLRESLEQLQELETAFNKSAFARFAHPAYSYVSVVELSNYMSKPGEDPYKVPEIAARLRPMLPKTKHVCFYPMNKRRAQDANWYMLSMDERRQLMRGHGEIGRTYAGKVRQIITGSIGFDAWEWGVTLFADDALQFKKLIYEMRFDEASARYAEFGDFYVGNILNKASLHRMLAVAE, from the coding sequence ATGAGCGAAGCAACGCTTACGCTGGAAGGATGGTACGCGCTCCACGATTTCCGCACGATTGATTGGAGCGCATGGCAGGACGCCACCGCCGCGGTAAGAAAGCAAGCGGAAACGGCAATGGACGATTTCTTGGGAAAATGGGACGAAGTTGAGCGGCGCAAAGCCGGCAGTTCCATCATGTATGCGATTGTCGGGCAAAAGGCCGATATCATGATGGTGCATTTGCGCGAATCGTTGGAGCAATTGCAGGAGCTGGAAACGGCATTCAACAAATCCGCCTTTGCCAGATTTGCGCATCCCGCCTACTCGTATGTGTCCGTAGTGGAACTGAGCAACTATATGTCCAAACCGGGGGAAGATCCCTACAAAGTCCCGGAAATAGCCGCCAGGCTGCGACCTATGCTGCCCAAAACGAAACATGTTTGTTTCTACCCGATGAACAAACGCCGCGCCCAGGACGCAAACTGGTATATGCTAAGCATGGATGAACGGCGACAATTGATGCGCGGCCACGGCGAAATCGGCCGCACATACGCCGGCAAAGTCCGGCAGATCATCACCGGGTCGATCGGCTTTGACGCCTGGGAATGGGGCGTGACGCTTTTCGCCGACGATGCGCTGCAGTTCAAAAAACTCATTTATGAAATGCGGTTTGATGAAGCAAGCGCCCGTTACGCGGAATTTGGCGATTTTTACGTCGGCAATATCCTGAACAAAGCAAGCCTGCATCGCATGCTCGCTGTTGCGGAGTGA
- a CDS encoding alpha/beta hydrolase: MPIAHVNGADLHFHRSGSGTPLVFIHPPLLTSANFHYQTAQLSDAFTVITFDIRGHGFSHATETALTYPLIAEDMKQLLDFIGMEKAIVCGYSAGATIAMEAMLAYPDKFVAGIFLSGMPECSDFMNRSRLQLAVAACNLRAKKMIASAICYGNADTRYTFTTLYNSAIHGDVGHWGQYYAQSLSYSCKRRLAGIKQPVLLIYGKKNKSFYRYANMLRKSLPRNELYLVDGVSHQLPTKAALHINEIIRGWAKRTFSAAENDLPFAAEPHIAREIEKVENLLHE, translated from the coding sequence ATGCCAATCGCTCACGTAAACGGCGCCGATCTGCATTTTCATCGCTCAGGCTCAGGCACTCCGCTTGTGTTCATTCACCCGCCGCTGTTGACCAGCGCCAATTTTCATTATCAGACGGCGCAACTGTCCGATGCGTTTACCGTTATTACGTTTGATATTCGCGGCCACGGATTCAGCCATGCCACCGAAACGGCGCTCACCTACCCGCTCATTGCCGAAGACATGAAGCAGCTGCTCGACTTTATCGGCATGGAAAAGGCGATTGTTTGCGGATATTCGGCGGGAGCGACGATCGCGATGGAGGCGATGCTCGCATATCCGGACAAGTTTGTCGCCGGAATTTTCTTAAGCGGCATGCCGGAATGTTCCGATTTCATGAACCGGTCGAGACTGCAGCTGGCCGTTGCCGCATGCAATTTGCGCGCCAAAAAAATGATCGCGTCCGCCATTTGCTATGGCAACGCCGATACCCGTTACACGTTCACAACGCTTTACAACAGCGCGATTCACGGCGATGTCGGGCACTGGGGCCAATATTACGCGCAAAGTTTGAGCTACAGCTGCAAGCGGCGGCTTGCGGGCATCAAACAGCCTGTATTGTTGATCTATGGAAAAAAGAACAAATCGTTTTACCGGTATGCCAATATGCTGCGCAAAAGCTTGCCGCGCAACGAATTGTATTTGGTAGACGGCGTTTCCCACCAACTGCCGACAAAAGCGGCGCTGCACATCAATGAGATAATCCGCGGCTGGGCCAAACGGACGTTTTCCGCTGCGGAAAACGATTTGCCGTTTGCCGCCGAGCCGCACATCGCGCGCGAAATTGAGAAAGTGGAAAATCTTTTGCACGAATGA
- a CDS encoding beta-ketoacyl synthase N-terminal-like domain-containing protein — protein MKPYASDIAIVGMACRFPGANDYRQYWDNLAKGVNSIRTIPADRWDIAKYYSPDIDEPNKSVSKWCGIIDNVDRFDSQFFNIPAHEAKQLDPQQRILLEETWHCLEDSGIALKELQHKPTAVYIGAMNTDYRQRFSADMETDSYACLGNFEGMLANRISHTFHFSGASLSINAACASSLIAVHEAKRALLAGECDYALAGGVNLNLHPWKYISFSKARMLSPDGQCKTFDQEANGYVPGDGAGVVLLQRLEDAIKDGNHIYGILKGSAVNHGGKALSVTAPRVEAQRSVILAAYADAGVSPAGTGYVEAHGTGTSLGDPIEIEALTQAFREYTNSRSYCKIGSVKTNIGHLEAAAGIAGLIKVLLMMKHRHIPRHLNLKTVNPMIDFAASPFTVATEPAAWQQLDSQVPLRAGVSSFGFGGANAHIVVEEYTGRDEPKQAKQPQIFALSAKTAEGLNRLRENWRAFAADSGVRDAGLADISATLLTGRVALPWRIGTIVSGKEELADWLSRAACVPQSGQTQDWCLAVGAAAWNGYRESARAETLDKRLDDTIRFVLGRLSAIGADDKLTSGFYAEKWPEAARPLYAFIMHYALHHTLSAYGPKPNLIAGEGGGIWLSLVLSGMLELDAALAHLAGLRRADELALARPKVPFYDPVANRIIEPYLITDTYLRRLLDGLETPDREIISAHFAKARMLKQNQHTFKRYLADWEHALSTGGLQLDEMLEKTKADGWEKSRNELLLLLIVVLNSLHRLNRKWNLTEDNRITAPYFNELLQLVNDEALAREDLVTLFLDEHSDLRAIAKTLHERQGRLRNKADYPCLAAENRAVGEIGDAAGWLKAAADCTLDEANFGERRILQSGELKAAINPAVKARCEGHPAELCRETLLAIWLAGGDVEWEEMFTPGSFRKVALPTTVFLGESHWLPQHEAAAQATAEEMKPKLALKPIAASAEPKISLKPLQADGAAQNPAGILARITAIFSEILDMDKAELAPDTDLLDLGIDSISGVEAIRDINQAFGLNLEAVIVYDYPTLAELSEYVQKALQKK, from the coding sequence ATGAAGCCCTATGCTAGCGATATAGCCATTGTCGGGATGGCTTGCCGATTTCCCGGAGCAAACGATTATCGGCAATATTGGGACAACCTTGCCAAGGGAGTCAATTCAATCCGAACAATACCTGCAGATCGGTGGGATATTGCCAAGTATTATTCGCCCGATATAGACGAACCGAATAAAAGCGTCAGCAAATGGTGCGGCATAATCGATAACGTCGACCGCTTCGACAGCCAGTTTTTCAACATTCCCGCGCATGAAGCCAAACAACTGGATCCGCAGCAGCGCATTTTGCTTGAAGAAACATGGCATTGCCTGGAAGACTCCGGCATCGCGTTAAAGGAGTTGCAACACAAACCGACCGCCGTCTATATCGGCGCGATGAATACCGATTACCGGCAGCGATTTTCCGCGGACATGGAAACCGACAGCTACGCCTGCCTGGGAAATTTTGAAGGCATGCTGGCGAACCGGATTTCCCATACTTTTCACTTCAGCGGCGCCAGCTTGTCCATCAACGCCGCCTGCGCCTCTTCGCTCATTGCCGTGCATGAAGCGAAACGGGCCCTTTTGGCGGGTGAATGCGACTATGCGTTGGCAGGCGGGGTGAACCTGAATTTGCACCCGTGGAAATACATCTCATTCTCGAAAGCGCGGATGCTGAGCCCGGACGGACAATGCAAAACGTTCGACCAGGAAGCGAACGGCTACGTTCCCGGAGACGGCGCCGGTGTCGTGCTTTTGCAGCGGTTGGAAGACGCGATTAAAGACGGCAACCATATTTACGGCATTCTGAAAGGCTCGGCGGTCAACCACGGCGGCAAAGCGTTATCCGTTACGGCGCCGCGCGTGGAAGCGCAGCGGAGCGTTATTTTGGCCGCCTATGCGGATGCGGGGGTTTCGCCGGCGGGAACCGGCTATGTCGAGGCGCACGGTACCGGTACGTCGCTCGGCGACCCGATCGAGATTGAAGCTTTGACGCAGGCCTTCCGCGAATATACAAACAGCAGGTCATATTGCAAGATCGGTTCGGTTAAAACCAATATCGGCCACCTGGAGGCGGCAGCCGGAATTGCCGGATTGATCAAGGTTTTGTTGATGATGAAGCATCGGCATATTCCGCGCCATTTGAATTTGAAAACCGTCAATCCGATGATTGATTTTGCCGCTTCGCCGTTCACAGTCGCTACGGAGCCTGCGGCTTGGCAGCAATTGGACAGCCAGGTGCCGCTGCGGGCGGGCGTAAGCTCGTTCGGCTTTGGCGGCGCCAACGCCCATATCGTGGTCGAGGAGTACACCGGGCGCGATGAGCCGAAACAAGCAAAACAACCGCAAATTTTTGCGCTTTCCGCCAAAACCGCGGAAGGGCTCAATCGGCTGCGGGAAAATTGGCGCGCTTTTGCCGCAGACAGCGGCGTTCGCGACGCCGGGCTCGCGGATATCAGCGCCACGCTGTTGACCGGCCGAGTCGCGCTGCCTTGGCGCATCGGAACAATCGTAAGCGGCAAGGAAGAATTGGCGGATTGGTTGTCCCGGGCCGCTTGCGTGCCGCAATCCGGCCAAACGCAAGACTGGTGCCTCGCCGTCGGCGCTGCGGCGTGGAACGGGTATCGGGAATCGGCTCGGGCTGAAACGCTGGATAAACGGTTGGACGATACGATCAGATTTGTCCTTGGCCGGTTGTCGGCAATCGGCGCCGACGACAAACTGACATCCGGTTTTTACGCGGAGAAATGGCCGGAGGCGGCGCGCCCGCTGTACGCTTTTATCATGCATTACGCTTTGCATCATACGTTGTCGGCATATGGTCCGAAACCGAACCTGATCGCCGGCGAAGGCGGCGGAATTTGGCTTTCCCTTGTCCTATCGGGCATGCTGGAACTCGATGCGGCTTTGGCGCATCTGGCCGGTTTGCGCCGTGCGGATGAGTTGGCGCTTGCGCGGCCGAAGGTGCCGTTTTATGATCCGGTAGCCAATCGCATCATTGAACCGTATTTGATTACCGATACCTACCTCCGGCGCTTGCTGGACGGGCTGGAAACTCCGGATCGCGAAATCATCTCCGCGCATTTTGCCAAAGCAAGGATGTTAAAGCAAAACCAGCATACTTTCAAACGGTATTTGGCGGATTGGGAACATGCGCTTTCCACAGGCGGGCTTCAACTTGACGAGATGCTCGAGAAAACAAAAGCGGACGGATGGGAAAAATCCCGCAACGAGCTTCTCCTGCTTTTAATCGTCGTGCTCAACTCGTTGCACCGGTTGAACCGGAAATGGAACTTGACGGAAGACAATCGCATCACCGCACCGTATTTTAACGAGCTGCTGCAACTCGTAAACGACGAAGCTTTGGCCCGGGAAGACTTGGTTACGCTCTTCCTGGACGAACATTCCGATCTGCGCGCGATCGCGAAAACCTTGCACGAACGTCAAGGGCGGCTGCGGAATAAAGCCGATTACCCTTGTCTTGCGGCGGAAAACCGCGCTGTCGGCGAAATCGGCGATGCGGCAGGCTGGCTGAAAGCCGCGGCGGATTGTACGCTCGACGAAGCGAATTTTGGCGAACGGCGCATCCTGCAGTCCGGCGAGCTCAAAGCCGCCATAAATCCGGCCGTAAAAGCGCGCTGTGAAGGCCATCCCGCTGAGCTTTGCCGCGAAACATTGCTTGCGATATGGCTTGCAGGCGGTGATGTGGAATGGGAAGAAATGTTCACGCCGGGCTCTTTCCGCAAAGTTGCGCTGCCGACGACCGTCTTTTTGGGCGAATCGCACTGGTTGCCGCAGCATGAAGCCGCAGCGCAAGCCACCGCGGAGGAAATGAAGCCGAAATTGGCGCTAAAGCCAATCGCGGCATCGGCCGAGCCGAAAATTTCGTTAAAACCATTGCAAGCGGACGGCGCGGCGCAAAACCCCGCGGGAATCCTCGCCAGAATCACCGCGATCTTCAGCGAGATTCTCGATATGGATAAAGCCGAACTGGCGCCGGACACCGACTTGCTTGATCTTGGCATCGATTCGATCAGCGGCGTGGAAGCGATTCGCGACATCAACCAGGCATTCGGCCTGAATCTGGAAGCGGTCATTGTCTATGATTATCCGACGCTGGCCGAACTAAGCGAATATGTGCAAAAAGCGTTGCAAAAAAAATAA
- a CDS encoding YuiB family protein → MLQMIVATALIFVLAYGLAFILDMLVKTTWLPIYAYLIFIVLYVYFNWDSGSFGEYLQEYTYVDVLPAIGGLAGAALSCWSIHYLRKKGYKMF, encoded by the coding sequence ATGCTGCAAATGATTGTGGCAACCGCTTTGATATTTGTTTTGGCCTATGGACTTGCCTTCATTCTGGACATGCTGGTCAAAACGACATGGCTGCCCATTTATGCATACCTGATATTTATCGTGCTGTATGTATATTTTAACTGGGACAGCGGCTCGTTCGGCGAATATTTGCAGGAATACACCTATGTCGACGTGTTGCCCGCAATCGGCGGATTGGCGGGGGCGGCGCTAAGCTGCTGGAGCATTCATTATTTGCGCAAAAAAGGCTACAAAATGTTCTGA
- a CDS encoding NAD(P)/FAD-dependent oxidoreductase, which yields MSKIPRIVILGAGYGGIVTAIKLQKELHYNEADVTLVNKHDYHYFTTHLHMPAAGTDDPKHASINILKLIDEFKIDFIKSTALQIRPQERKVVLEDGTLTYDYLVIGLGGEPETFGIPGLSEYAMNIRSINSVNLIREHIEYQFAKFKNDSDRTDYLTFVVGGAGFTGIEFVGELADRIPELCKKFGVDPSLVKIYSIEAAPTALPGFDPELVEYGMKVLADKGVTFKIATPIKECTPDGVILATGEEIKAQTVIWTGGVRGNHLVEEAGFEAVRGRVKVDKYLRSPQYENVFIVGDCSVIMNEQSGRPYPPTAQMATQQGYATAHNLVAAIRGEPMKEFKFNNRGVVASLGKREAIGLIGNRKLKGSSAAFMKKLIDLRYLFIIGGIPLVLKKGKF from the coding sequence ATGAGCAAAATTCCCAGAATCGTTATACTTGGGGCGGGATATGGCGGGATTGTGACAGCGATCAAGCTCCAGAAGGAATTGCATTACAACGAAGCCGATGTAACGCTTGTCAACAAGCATGATTACCATTACTTTACTACCCATCTGCACATGCCCGCGGCCGGAACCGACGACCCGAAACATGCAAGCATCAACATTTTGAAATTGATCGATGAATTCAAAATCGATTTCATCAAATCGACCGCTCTGCAAATCCGTCCGCAAGAGCGCAAAGTTGTACTGGAAGACGGGACGTTGACATATGATTATCTTGTCATCGGGCTTGGCGGCGAGCCGGAAACGTTCGGAATTCCGGGCTTGAGCGAATATGCGATGAATATTCGCAGCATCAACAGCGTAAACCTGATTCGCGAGCATATTGAATATCAATTCGCCAAATTCAAGAACGATTCGGATCGCACCGATTATTTGACGTTTGTTGTCGGCGGCGCAGGCTTTACGGGCATCGAATTCGTTGGCGAGCTGGCTGACCGCATTCCGGAACTTTGCAAAAAATTCGGCGTTGACCCAAGCCTGGTTAAAATTTATAGCATTGAAGCCGCACCGACGGCACTGCCCGGATTTGATCCCGAATTGGTCGAATATGGCATGAAAGTTCTTGCCGACAAAGGCGTTACCTTCAAAATCGCCACTCCCATTAAAGAATGCACACCGGATGGGGTCATTCTTGCAACCGGCGAGGAAATCAAAGCGCAGACCGTTATTTGGACTGGCGGAGTTCGCGGCAATCATTTGGTGGAAGAAGCCGGTTTTGAAGCGGTCCGCGGACGGGTTAAGGTGGATAAGTACCTGCGGTCGCCGCAATATGAAAATGTGTTCATCGTCGGAGACTGCTCGGTCATTATGAATGAACAGTCGGGAAGGCCATATCCGCCTACGGCGCAGATGGCTACGCAGCAAGGCTACGCAACCGCGCATAATTTGGTGGCGGCCATTCGCGGCGAACCGATGAAGGAGTTCAAGTTCAACAATCGCGGCGTCGTGGCCTCCCTGGGCAAGCGGGAAGCGATCGGGCTGATCGGCAACCGAAAGCTGAAAGGTTCTTCAGCCGCGTTTATGAAGAAATTGATCGATTTGCGTTATCTGTTTATCATTGGCGGCATTCCGCTTGTATTGAAAAAAGGCAAGTTTTAA